The Desulfomonilaceae bacterium genome window below encodes:
- a CDS encoding acyl-CoA dehydrogenase, with translation MANLLVDERDAKFVLYEQLNIEELCESDAFSEFSREMFDMVMETAQKMAEKELAPTNTEGDAIGVKLENGKVTVPSSFHAAYQQYCEGGWAALPIPPDHGGQGFPNLLYIATMELFVAANQSLMMYPGLTIGSARLIQLYGTEEQQRMYMDKMYAGEWCGTMCLTEPQAGSDVGALRTKAVKRPDGTYSISGGKIFISAGDHDLTENIIHMVLARVENAPPGTKGISIFIVPKFRYDENGNLEDNDVTTMAIEKKMGIHGSATCALNFGEKDNCIGYLLGEENQGMKIMFNMMNEARLSVGVQGLAQASAAYMHALKYAKERFQGPEISTMKDPRAPKVPIIQHPDVRRMLMWMKSVTEGIRSLLYYAAYCEDRVHIAKTTEEAAKFQGFLDILIPICKAWGSDMGFRVTELAIQVHGGYGFCREYPVEQFMRDCKISSIYEGTNGIQALDLVGRKVGYKQGLLFKNIVTETGALLKSAKKNYRLKDAVEPFETARKHLIEVTRYFGLKSITEDFMTPILYATPYLELFGDVAVGFMLLWQAVIADRRLDEMYNDAKADTPEKKAELLKSNRSAAFYRGKVASAEFFANTILSLAPGKARAIMSGERSAIDLPEESFALV, from the coding sequence ATGGCCAATCTTCTCGTTGACGAGCGCGACGCGAAATTCGTGCTCTATGAGCAACTAAACATCGAAGAACTTTGTGAATCAGACGCGTTTTCCGAATTCTCTCGAGAAATGTTCGACATGGTCATGGAAACCGCTCAGAAAATGGCTGAAAAGGAGCTGGCACCTACAAATACGGAGGGCGACGCTATCGGAGTAAAACTGGAAAATGGAAAAGTGACGGTTCCGTCTTCATTCCACGCTGCTTATCAGCAGTATTGCGAGGGAGGATGGGCTGCTCTTCCCATACCCCCGGATCATGGAGGACAGGGTTTTCCGAACCTTCTTTACATCGCGACCATGGAACTGTTCGTGGCGGCTAACCAGTCCCTGATGATGTACCCCGGACTTACGATCGGCTCAGCTCGCTTGATTCAACTGTATGGCACTGAAGAACAACAGCGGATGTACATGGATAAGATGTACGCGGGTGAATGGTGCGGCACAATGTGTTTGACAGAACCGCAGGCGGGCAGCGATGTCGGAGCGCTAAGAACCAAGGCGGTAAAAAGACCCGACGGAACCTATTCAATTTCCGGTGGGAAGATATTTATTTCAGCCGGTGACCATGATTTGACAGAAAACATAATTCACATGGTTCTGGCCCGTGTTGAGAACGCTCCCCCTGGGACAAAAGGCATCAGCATTTTTATTGTTCCCAAATTCCGCTATGACGAAAACGGCAATCTGGAGGACAATGACGTTACCACCATGGCTATCGAGAAGAAGATGGGGATTCATGGATCCGCCACATGCGCTCTTAATTTTGGCGAAAAGGACAACTGTATAGGATACTTGCTTGGGGAAGAAAACCAGGGAATGAAAATCATGTTTAACATGATGAATGAAGCCAGGCTCTCTGTGGGTGTCCAGGGGTTGGCCCAAGCCAGCGCCGCGTATATGCACGCTTTGAAGTACGCCAAGGAGCGGTTTCAGGGGCCAGAGATCTCTACCATGAAGGATCCCAGGGCACCCAAGGTTCCAATTATTCAGCATCCGGATGTCCGAAGAATGCTGATGTGGATGAAAAGCGTAACAGAAGGAATTCGCTCTTTGCTCTACTATGCGGCGTACTGCGAAGACAGGGTTCACATAGCTAAAACTACTGAAGAGGCAGCAAAGTTCCAGGGGTTTCTCGACATTCTTATTCCCATCTGTAAAGCGTGGGGATCCGATATGGGCTTCAGAGTAACTGAACTCGCGATTCAGGTTCATGGAGGGTATGGTTTCTGCAGAGAATATCCAGTGGAACAGTTCATGAGGGACTGCAAGATCTCCTCAATTTACGAGGGCACAAATGGAATTCAGGCTCTGGACCTGGTGGGAAGAAAGGTCGGTTACAAGCAAGGCTTACTATTCAAAAACATCGTGACTGAAACCGGCGCTTTGCTTAAGAGCGCCAAGAAAAACTACCGCCTCAAGGACGCAGTCGAGCCTTTTGAAACCGCCCGTAAACACCTAATAGAAGTTACCCGTTACTTCGGGTTGAAAAGTATTACTGAAGATTTCATGACTCCAATCCTTTACGCCACTCCATACCTTGAACTTTTCGGGGACGTAGCGGTTGGTTTCATGCTTCTATGGCAAGCAGTCATAGCGGACAGACGACTTGATGAAATGTATAACGACGCCAAAGCTGACACGCCCGAGAAAAAGGCTGAGTTGTTGAAATCGAACAGAAGCGCAGCGTTCTATCGAGGCAAAGTAGCGTCAGCCGAGTTTTTTGCCAACACCATCCTGTCGTTGGCGCCTGGAAAAGCCAGGGCGATCATGAGCGGCGAACGCTCCGCTATTGATCTTCCCGAAGAATCATTTGCGTTAGTCTAA
- a CDS encoding thiolase family protein, whose amino-acid sequence MKARKVVLVDAVRTAFGRAGEKGVFWNTRADDMVVKVIRELMRRNPKVKPEMVEENAWGVFCQEKDQGLTLGRTTVILSGLPETVAGYSIDRMCAGGMSALTSAASEIALGACDVAIAGGVEHMGHHPMGATADPNPRFLTDKLVDSSAMSMGMTAENLHDMFPHITKEMTDQYSLICQQKAADAIKSGKISQMIVPMTVYTKNGWVIADTDEQPRPQTTLEGLASLKTPFRVMGNVTAGNSSGLNDGAAGALLMTLEKAEELGVEPKMEMKSFAYAGVKPEIMGIGPIPATHKALKVAGLTIDDIGLVEMNEAFAVQAVAFMEEFGLTFPDDPRLNIYGGAIAFGHPLASSGIRLSCHMMHAFKEHPDVKYGLTTMCVGLGQGGAVIWKNLQRDGKKEKREKKENAE is encoded by the coding sequence ATGAAAGCGAGAAAAGTAGTTTTAGTTGACGCGGTAAGGACAGCTTTCGGCCGTGCGGGAGAAAAGGGCGTTTTCTGGAACACCCGCGCGGACGACATGGTGGTAAAAGTCATCAGGGAACTTATGCGGCGCAACCCCAAAGTAAAACCTGAGATGGTGGAAGAAAACGCCTGGGGTGTTTTTTGTCAGGAAAAGGATCAGGGCCTGACTCTTGGGAGAACAACCGTCATACTTTCGGGCTTGCCTGAGACTGTGGCGGGATATTCTATCGACAGAATGTGCGCGGGCGGTATGAGCGCTCTTACTTCAGCGGCTTCCGAGATTGCATTGGGCGCCTGTGATGTAGCGATAGCCGGCGGAGTTGAGCACATGGGTCACCATCCTATGGGCGCCACAGCGGATCCAAATCCAAGATTTCTCACGGACAAACTGGTAGATTCCAGCGCTATGTCCATGGGCATGACCGCTGAAAACCTGCATGACATGTTCCCACACATAACCAAAGAAATGACAGACCAGTATTCCTTGATCTGTCAGCAAAAGGCCGCTGACGCCATCAAGTCCGGCAAAATCAGCCAGATGATCGTTCCAATGACGGTTTACACCAAGAACGGTTGGGTTATAGCCGACACCGACGAACAACCTAGACCACAAACAACGTTGGAAGGCCTTGCATCTCTAAAAACTCCTTTCAGAGTAATGGGAAATGTAACCGCCGGCAATTCCTCAGGCCTAAATGATGGCGCAGCGGGAGCCCTGCTAATGACATTGGAAAAGGCTGAGGAACTCGGTGTGGAACCTAAGATGGAGATGAAATCCTTCGCTTATGCTGGTGTAAAACCGGAGATCATGGGTATCGGGCCAATACCCGCCACACATAAGGCATTGAAGGTTGCCGGACTGACCATTGATGACATCGGGTTGGTGGAGATGAATGAGGCTTTCGCTGTCCAGGCGGTGGCCTTTATGGAGGAATTTGGACTGACCTTTCCGGATGATCCGCGTCTCAACATATATGGTGGCGCAATCGCTTTCGGACATCCTCTGGCTTCTTCTGGAATCAGACTGTCATGCCACATGATGCATGCGTTCAAGGAACATCCGGACGTCAAATATGGCTTAACTACTATGTGCGTCGGCCTTGGGCAGGGTGGCGCCGTAATCTGGAAAAACCTCCAGAGAGACGGTAAGAAAGAGAAAAGAGAAAAAAAGGAAAACGCTGAATAA
- a CDS encoding 3-hydroxyacyl-CoA dehydrogenase NAD-binding domain-containing protein, producing the protein MAEARTQFHTNYYNSRVGKIAIVTMDNGEDYKKPNTFDEHALGSLHKAVSKIEADKEVKGMMLCGKHYIFAAGADLMQVPFVNTFEQGRSIGAAGHAAMKKIMDLKIPTLAAINGAALGGGLEISLYCDYRTVSKAVPAIAFPECFLGLIPGWGGSTLTPRLIGPEKALEVIVYNPLNQNRMLDGTKAFHLGLADRLFESVEFFDESMALLEDIIDGKVSIERKAPDMSKLKTSLDAARNFIDMRVHGAAPAPYRALDLIQYSCDSNHSIEECFAAEDKALGDLIKSRQCKAGVYSFDLVQRRAKKPVGRPKDVKPRPINKIGVIGAGLMASQLAMLFLRRYGVPVVIKDIKQEFLDKGLGYVKGELSSLASKGRLTQAKADHLYHILIGTLDWKDFADCDLVIEAVFEQMEVKQQVFAQAEEVVSPHCILATNTSSLSVSEMASKLKNPERVVGFHFFNPVAVLPLLEIIKGEQTDDQTLVTAFECAKKLKKNAILVKDSPAFLVNRLLTKLLSDCFEMVDEGADFHEVDEAVSSLGLPMAPFDLLAFVGTSVAFHVLETCHKAWPDRFPINENLKKMVAAKVTNIFNGMGPGKTLNPKVAEIFSNRGEKKFVKEEIVDRILTNLTLEIDKVLKEKVVADAKDVDTAMILGAGWPFFNGGITLYLDVVGYTPKVLQKVFFTF; encoded by the coding sequence ATGGCTGAAGCGCGTACTCAGTTCCATACAAACTATTACAATTCCCGTGTTGGGAAAATTGCAATAGTCACCATGGATAATGGTGAAGATTATAAGAAGCCCAACACTTTTGATGAGCACGCTCTTGGATCTTTGCACAAGGCCGTAAGCAAGATTGAGGCTGACAAAGAAGTAAAGGGCATGATGCTGTGCGGTAAACATTACATCTTCGCCGCCGGCGCGGATCTGATGCAGGTACCGTTCGTCAACACATTTGAGCAGGGTCGAAGTATCGGCGCCGCCGGTCATGCGGCCATGAAGAAAATCATGGACCTCAAGATTCCAACTTTGGCCGCAATAAATGGGGCAGCGCTCGGAGGCGGACTGGAGATATCGCTTTATTGCGATTACAGAACTGTATCCAAAGCCGTCCCAGCTATAGCTTTCCCTGAGTGTTTTCTTGGCTTGATTCCAGGATGGGGCGGATCCACTCTTACCCCACGGCTCATCGGGCCTGAGAAAGCGCTGGAAGTTATAGTTTACAACCCGTTGAATCAAAACCGGATGCTAGATGGGACAAAGGCGTTCCATCTCGGCCTGGCCGACAGACTATTCGAGTCGGTCGAGTTCTTCGATGAGTCTATGGCTTTGCTGGAAGACATTATCGATGGAAAAGTTAGCATCGAGAGGAAAGCGCCCGACATGTCCAAACTCAAGACCAGTTTGGACGCTGCACGGAACTTTATCGACATGAGAGTCCATGGCGCCGCTCCAGCTCCGTATCGTGCGCTGGACCTGATTCAATACTCCTGTGACTCTAACCATTCTATTGAGGAGTGTTTCGCGGCTGAAGACAAGGCTCTTGGAGATCTTATCAAGAGTCGCCAGTGTAAGGCGGGGGTTTACAGTTTCGATCTGGTGCAACGTAGAGCCAAAAAGCCAGTGGGACGGCCCAAAGATGTGAAACCCCGACCTATCAACAAGATCGGCGTCATCGGAGCGGGGCTTATGGCTTCCCAATTGGCCATGCTTTTCCTGAGAAGATACGGGGTTCCTGTTGTGATAAAAGACATAAAGCAGGAATTTCTCGACAAGGGACTTGGATATGTCAAAGGCGAACTCAGTTCTCTGGCAAGCAAAGGACGTCTTACTCAAGCCAAAGCAGACCATCTTTATCACATACTGATTGGAACGCTTGACTGGAAAGATTTCGCTGACTGCGATCTGGTGATTGAAGCGGTTTTTGAACAGATGGAAGTTAAGCAGCAAGTCTTCGCTCAAGCTGAAGAGGTTGTTTCTCCGCATTGTATACTCGCCACAAATACTTCCAGCCTGTCAGTCTCAGAAATGGCGTCCAAACTCAAGAACCCGGAACGAGTAGTCGGGTTCCATTTCTTCAATCCTGTGGCTGTACTGCCCTTGCTGGAAATCATAAAGGGTGAGCAAACCGATGACCAGACATTGGTCACAGCTTTTGAATGCGCCAAGAAGTTGAAAAAGAACGCCATCCTGGTTAAGGACTCTCCAGCTTTTCTTGTCAATAGGCTGTTGACTAAGCTCCTCAGTGACTGTTTTGAGATGGTGGATGAAGGAGCGGATTTTCACGAGGTGGACGAAGCTGTTTCATCTTTGGGATTGCCGATGGCCCCCTTCGATCTGCTGGCTTTTGTTGGAACTTCGGTAGCCTTCCATGTGTTGGAAACCTGCCATAAGGCTTGGCCTGATCGATTCCCGATCAACGAGAATCTGAAAAAGATGGTAGCTGCAAAAGTCACCAATATTTTTAACGGAATGGGCCCAGGAAAGACACTCAACCCCAAGGTGGCTGAAATATTCAGCAACCGAGGAGAGAAGAAATTCGTTAAAGAAGAAATCGTTGATAGGATACTGACAAATCTAACCCTTGAGATAGACAAAGTCCTCAAGGAAAAGGTTGTTGCAGACGCCAAGGACGTTGATACAGCAATGATCCTTGGAGCGGGTTGGCCATTCTTTAATGGTGGGATCACCCTGTATCTGGATGTTGTTGGGTACACACCCAAGGTTTTGCAGAAGGTCTTCTTCACTTTCTAG
- a CDS encoding Fe-S cluster domain-containing protein, producing MEEVWRIALMGVIFFAIFGIFCGLILAYAAKKFAVKVDPKIEAVRACLPGANCGACGYAGCESYAEAVVTDPNCPPNKCAPGKQAVADKVAAVTGKAAGSASPVISVLRCSRNEGEVRKKYSYQGFDTCQGAAIAFGGPYECNFACIGYGDCEVACPFHAIHMKDNMPVIDKELCTGCGVCVKTCPKQVLELAPKNALCYVPCSSRDTGKAVTNVCKAGCIHCGACTRKAKDIVTMVKDRIEIDYEKCDEDCAKAGVWACSKQFIFRYFDPERQAKAVDQIKAEQAAKKAAAKSQQQMESKAL from the coding sequence ATGGAAGAAGTTTGGCGCATAGCCTTAATGGGAGTAATTTTCTTTGCCATATTCGGAATTTTTTGTGGTCTAATTCTCGCTTACGCCGCCAAGAAGTTCGCTGTAAAGGTTGACCCAAAGATTGAAGCCGTACGGGCATGTTTGCCCGGCGCTAATTGTGGGGCCTGCGGGTATGCAGGGTGCGAGTCTTATGCTGAAGCGGTAGTTACAGACCCAAATTGTCCTCCAAATAAATGCGCTCCAGGAAAGCAAGCAGTAGCGGACAAAGTCGCCGCTGTAACCGGAAAAGCGGCTGGATCGGCAAGTCCCGTCATTTCCGTCCTTAGATGTTCCAGGAATGAGGGAGAGGTCAGAAAGAAATATTCATATCAGGGATTCGATACCTGTCAGGGAGCGGCCATTGCTTTTGGAGGGCCATATGAGTGCAACTTCGCATGTATAGGATATGGTGACTGTGAAGTAGCGTGCCCGTTCCACGCTATTCATATGAAAGACAACATGCCGGTGATTGATAAAGAACTATGCACTGGTTGCGGTGTGTGTGTAAAGACCTGTCCCAAGCAGGTACTGGAACTAGCGCCCAAAAATGCACTTTGTTACGTGCCCTGTAGCAGTCGAGACACAGGCAAGGCCGTCACCAATGTCTGTAAGGCTGGCTGTATTCATTGCGGGGCTTGTACTCGAAAGGCTAAAGATATTGTCACAATGGTTAAAGACCGCATTGAAATTGATTACGAAAAATGCGATGAAGATTGCGCAAAGGCTGGAGTGTGGGCTTGCAGTAAACAGTTTATTTTTCGCTACTTTGATCCGGAGCGCCAAGCCAAGGCGGTCGATCAGATAAAGGCGGAACAGGCGGCCAAGAAGGCAGCGGCTAAATCCCAGCAACAGATGGAATCCAAAGCGCTGTGA